One Thamnophis elegans isolate rThaEle1 chromosome 2, rThaEle1.pri, whole genome shotgun sequence genomic window, ATTCACTCGGGTCGCATCTCACACAACGTCCATTCCCATGGCATAGCTGGCGACTACATCTGTTTGCTGCTGTAGTCACATTAGCGATGTAAGGTCCCAGTGTGGTAGTGATATAATGGTGAAGACTCTTGCAGCTCTCCTGGAGAACAAAGGATCAGAATTAGGATTTTGAAGAACTCAAGAAGCCCCAGGGTGGATCAGGCCAAGAAAATCATCCATTCCAGCATTCTGTTACTAGAGGGACAAATCAGGGACTTCTACTCATAAGCAGaacataacaatagcacttaagacttatctACTGATTTACAGTGCTTTAGAGCTCTTTCTAAggggtttacacagtcagcatattgcctccaacaatttgggtccttattttacccatctcggaaggatggaaggctgagtcaaccttgagcctggtgagatctgaattgccaaactgcaggcagttagcagaagtagcctgcagtactgcactctaatcccTGCACCACATTAGCATTTTCCATGCCTGGTTCTCAGCAATTAGCATGGAAAGGTACACTGCCATCATTACTGGAAGGCAGTACACAGATGAATACTGTTTGATAGTCTTTTCTTCCatgaatttgatttaaaaacatcGAGCTTGGCAGGCAACATTATATATTTCAGTAGAAAATTCcataatttgatttatataatataaaatattgccTCAGCCTCCTATAATTTTTGTTTGGTTATTGTGTGTTCTAATACTGTAATAGAAGAAGGcaatattttcctctttttccctctAAACACAAATtggctttatatattttattaggtCCCCTGAAGCTGAAAACGTTACAGGTTTTGGGCTATTTGCACAAATGTATGAACAATGTCCTCTAAGAAGACCTAATCATGAAAGAATTATTGATAGAGAATTAGTGAAATCTCACTGTTGGGAAAACATATTACTTCATGGATCTACAATATCTTGCCTAAACCAGAGTTTAAAGCTGGACAGAACCTTCCCCATAGCTGCTAGGAATGCCACTGGCGCAGAAGGAAGTGATACGGACCTGTTTCAGGCTCAAGATTCACCTCCACAGGACGGAGCCTACAAATGTTTCAGAAATACTCACAAGTGACCGGGAGTAGGAGAGGTCGCCCCAGAGTACAACCCCAGCACTGCCAAGTGCTGCACTTTCTCCAATTGTATTTATCAGGTCAGCCTGAAtcaaacaaaaggaagaagagaaaatgtgAGGACCTGCCCCAGCTGTTCCTTCAGGAAAGCCAAACTCTTGATTCCATTAAGTTGAATCAAAAGAACTTTTCTTGGGAGAAAGTGGTTGCAGTAAAGTCCGGTGGAATCTGAAAACCTCTGACAGAGCACAAGGCAATTTGTCCATTTCCCAAAATCAACCCCCCCCCTGTTCTGGCCCCCCCTCCGTCCGgtaatgaacacagacacaggcttagctgtttgccactctttattcacagcaattataatcctattGGCTAAAAGCCCAGACACAactcactggcaagaagttggcagcagCCCAGACTCCAAccgacacgggaacacaaggcagaccagtcAAGGcgttctccagattactacgaacggttgtgtcctgcaaaaggtctcctcccaaagtctcttcttatatactctcttgggaggggccaagccacaatcacctgggcttgattatctcttataaCTCTGTCTCCGTAAcagctgcctccgtttctccacaCTTGTTTGTCAGGGGCAAACTCCCATTGATGttccccactgctccatacctcaggcgcctcctggtggccaaccagcctctctggtccctgctctgagtctgaaccctgcccagggccCTCCACATCTTCCACAGCAGATTCATAGGGGTCCTCACTAtctgagtccatcggcagctccaacggttcctgctgggccacaacaccccctGAGCAGTCCACCAGTAGTCAATGTGATGCTGCAAGGTTGTTTTGAGAATGCTGAGGTGCTAGGCAGATAACAGTTCACTCTCAGGGTATGAAGGCCTTGGAACCAGGCTGGAACTGGCTGGGAGGGAGTCTGCTTCCTCTCTGAAGACAATCCCTCTCCCTAATTCCCAAGCAGTTacagcaaaagcaaaagaaaataccAGGAAGCCTTCATAACCCCTCCCGCCGCCGCCTTTTCAACAGAATGGCAGAATGTTATAGTGGATAGTGAGTAGCTCTGTatgagatgtctatggagattctcagtcatccaggtcacggttgtcccaaagatgccttttcaagagCAAACTggtctttctgttttttctttgaaaacatttcatttcttggatgaaaaacaaaatgacttcaaagaaaaaaaacaaagaccagttgcctcttgaaaaagcacctctgtaTGAGAGGTTCACATTATAATTTTAGTGATATAAAGTCTCTATTAAGATGGTTTCAATGGAGCGTAAAGATCTATTTTCAGAGACCTAGAGATATAGTTTTccgtacagcaggggtgggttcctgccagttctaacctcttctatagaagaggttccacaaatctacagtgctgtttagaactagttccagctccctccaccctctccaccgcccgtccgcacatcatcaagatgaagagcgagaggaggaattctgggagttgaagtccacaagtcttaaagctgtcaagtgtgaacacccctgggtttttttttctaaagggttaggggtgcaagggtcttgtaacttgatagctttaagatttgagtgcttcaaatgccagagtttctgagccaacattttggttgctaagcaagagcattgttaagtgagtttcaccacattttacaagttggccatgcccacacagtcaaatggctggcaagccactcccacccagtcacatgactggtaagccactcccacaaagcaggccacacctacagaagaggttctaaaaaaatttgaaactcatcACTGCCGTACAGATGCCCAAATTGGTACTTACGAGTTAGAAGAGTAATGAGATGAACTGGGCTTCAGCTAGCATAATTGGCTATTGGAGTCTAAAACAGATGGAGGATCACCAGCTTTGGGATAAGTGATATAGGCAGCCAGAGACTTTATTATTCAGGAGAGACACTTACGTTCCATTGAATTCACTGGTCAAACAAATCTTGCATGTGTCTTATGGCTGAAGAGCCTGACAGATTTGTTTGACCATTGTACCAAAAACCAAGTGAATACCTATAATCCaagcaataattgtttttttagttctgtgtACACATTTTTGGAACACCAAAGGAAATTAAACTATCCGGTAACACTTTACATAACAGCAATGTtatggaaaaatattttctgtaaaaATTTCTCAATTCCTATTATGAATTCAATTTTTTCCATTATGCATAGTGTTATatatatgagatttttttttcaatgcaaaCTGAACATTTTCGatagaattattttctttttaaaaattccaattcTAATTTTTCAGGAAAATCTACAACACTGAATAGCACTAAAGTCAGAATAAAAATCTAACAAGAGCAAACTCCTTTTACTTAATTACTCAGAGTAGCCTGTTCAGAAAAGATGCAATTTGTCTCTACAGCTCTTGTTAATTAGtagcttttttcctttctaataaAACAACAATTTGCAAAATTAATGAATGGATCTTACTTACTGCAATTCCCTTTTTAAACATAGTATTTTTACTGCAATTGATGACTCAAGACTGAAATACTGTTTACTGAATGGTCACGAAGCAGGAAGTTTCTCCCACATTTAATCTACTCCAAGGATAATTGGAAGAATTCAGTACAGGGCTGACAGTAGAGTGTGTGGATGGAGAAACCATATATGCCATTCAGAATTACTTTGGAAAAAAAGTGAGATAAATATAACAAAGGAAACATGTACAGGAAAGTGAATACAGCGCAAAAATGTTTTCCAGTCAAATAGCAGATGTAACTATTATTTGCAATCCCTGGATCTATCATTATGTTCTTCTCTGAGCAACGCAGAGTGCTTACCTCAGTTAGATACTTTGAAGAACGCCTGTAGGAAACCCTGGAATATGGTAACACAGGAAGGAGATGCTCTGTGCCAAACTGTGCCACACGGAATGCCTCTCCAAGACGGTGATGTACATAATGCTGGCGGTACAAAGTTGGTACTTTCAGTGGAAGGTAGATACTGGGATAGAGGGCTGAGGAGATCTTCCACAACCACATGAGCTGATCATTCCACATGACCTCCTTCGGATTACATTGGCCAGAATAGTTCTCCACTTTCCCCCATTTGTCATTGAAGCAATCAGGAAATCTGTAGAAGCCCCAAAAACCATGTGGCCTTAGCTTCTTTCCCAGAACTAGAGTAACCTCCATCAGCACCCGTGCGGCCTCTTCAAACTCTACCTTAGCTAAGTGAGTTTGCTCCTCAGGAGAGAGTCCACGAAATCTTTTCCTCACCCATTGTTTAGAGGCCTCCCTATAAACCATTTTGGGCACCCAGTTTCGTCTCCAGAGAGGTCGCCACTCCTCCCAGTCTACTACTGCCAGACCTTGGAAGTCATTGTTCAAGAGTTGTGTGATTTCCTTAGTGGCTTTCTCTAGATGTCTCTTCAGATTAACCTTCTGAGGGATCCCCCCATTATGCCAGTCCCCCCCTAGTGGAGAGATGTAGGGATACAGTCCAAActtgtttttgtaaaaaatagtCATATTTTGTCCCTGGAATGCATTGCCTTTGTTCTCCACAATGCCATAGACTTCCAGAGGTAATCTGATCCCAAAATCCTCTTGACATCTGCTTGTAGGTAAATTCCACACTACAACAAATGGTTTATGCTGGATGATGGGACTGGCAGCTGCCTGCTTCCAGCTACTCCCTACGAGGGGTCTAACAGATGCAGTACAGAAGGTGATGCAGATCCAGATAATTCTCTCCAGGATCATGGTGGATGGAATAAGCTGGTATCTGTTCTGGAACTCCTCAAGCTTTGTTCATAAATGCATCCCCTGGCAAAGAGAAAGGGAGTGATGGGAGTGA contains:
- the HYAL3 gene encoding hyaluronidase-3: MILERIIWICITFCTASVRPLVGSSWKQAAASPIIQHKPFVVVWNLPTSRCQEDFGIRLPLEVYGIVENKGNAFQGQNMTIFYKNKFGLYPYISPLGGDWHNGGIPQKVNLKRHLEKATKEITQLLNNDFQGLAVVDWEEWRPLWRRNWVPKMVYREASKQWVRKRFRGLSPEEQTHLAKVEFEEAARVLMEVTLVLGKKLRPHGFWGFYRFPDCFNDKWGKVENYSGQCNPKEVMWNDQLMWLWKISSALYPSIYLPLKVPTLYRQHYVHHRLGEAFRVAQFGTEHLLPVLPYSRVSYRRSSKYLTEADLINTIGESAALGSAGVVLWGDLSYSRSLESCKSLHHYITTTLGPYIANVTTAANRCSRQLCHGNGRCVRCDPSELGAFLHLDHQLREGDLGITDFQDQYVSMQDHFQCQCYPKWAGTHCERPQRIEPFEIPKPNQASHYNNVYDAVDDGDCDLGSNIYPTSIYGKETGR